The nucleotide sequence AAGCATTATGACCAAACCTTATTATATCAACCTGACATTATGGGGGAGTTGTGAACCAATCACATGAATGAAGTAGAAGAAACTGAGATATTTGTGGTAAAAACCACTGCAAATCAGGAAAGATCTGTGGCCAATCTAATAGAGATGATGGCAAAGAAAGAGAATTTGGCCATTAGAGCTATCCTTGCCCCTGATGAATTAAAAGGATATATTCTGGTGGAAGCAGAATCTGCTGATGTGGTAGAACAGGCTATTCAGACACTACCCCATGCCAGAAGTCTGATTAAAGGTGCTTCCACGCTTAAAGAAGTGGAACATTTCCTAACACCAAAAACAGCTGTGGTAGGGATCACAGAAGGAAGTATTGTTGAGCTTATTACAGGACCATTTAAAGGTGAAAAAGCCAGGGTCAAGAGAGTGGACGAGACCCATGAAGAGATCACTGTGGAACTGTTCGAGGCCATGGTACCCATACCCATCACAGTACGGGGCGATAACGTAAGGGTATTAAAACGAGAGGAACAGGAATAACATTCATAATAAGATTATTTAAAATATTTTACGAGGTAATTATATATGGGACAGGTAGTAGAAGCATTAGTACCGGGCGGCCATGCAAACCCCGGTCCTCCATTGGGTCCGGCACTGGGTCCATTGGGCGTTAATATTAAAGAGATCGTGGAAAGCATAAATGAAAAAACAGCCGATTTCAATGGAATGCAGGTTCCTGTGAAACTGATTTTTGATGATAAGAAGAACTATACCATCGAGATCGGAACACCACCCACATCTGCATTGATATTAAAAGAACTGGGGCTTGAAAAAGGTTCAGGACAG is from Methanosarcinales archaeon and encodes:
- a CDS encoding transcription elongation factor Spt5, whose translation is MNEVEETEIFVVKTTANQERSVANLIEMMAKKENLAIRAILAPDELKGYILVEAESADVVEQAIQTLPHARSLIKGASTLKEVEHFLTPKTAVVGITEGSIVELITGPFKGEKARVKRVDETHEEITVELFEAMVPIPITVRGDNVRVLKREEQE
- a CDS encoding 50S ribosomal protein L11, with the translated sequence MGQVVEALVPGGHANPGPPLGPALGPLGVNIKEIVESINEKTADFNGMQVPVKLIFDDKKNYTIEIGTPPTSALILKELGLEKGSGQSGTETVGNLTIEQASKVARMKRDGLLASDFKSAVNEIIGSCVPMGVTVEDMDPREAQKAVKAGTFDDRLGED